One window of Salvelinus fontinalis isolate EN_2023a unplaced genomic scaffold, ASM2944872v1 scaffold_0065, whole genome shotgun sequence genomic DNA carries:
- the LOC129842782 gene encoding zinc finger protein 180-like isoform X3: protein MHEFDEHQQSEWRSPDCNHGDQSSRLQGPEMVQSFNIVFKEEPEDDHEPWGQRNTGMSPASSHGSEETTSTSGEPEQHQENHNTATTSHRCFGCGQEFPAAYDLVLHQRTHIERGFNKSVCGELFYQKELLKTHHQKVDTGEKPQRSF from the exons ATGCACGAG TTTGATGAACACCAACAGTCAGAATGGCGGAGTCCTGACTGTAACCATGGTGATCAGAGCAGCAGACTCCAGGGTCCCGAGATGGTCCAAAGTTTTAACATTGTATTCAAAGAGGAGCCAGAAGACGATCATGAACCTTGGGGTCAGAGAAATACTG GAATGAGTCCTGCCTCCAGCCACGGCAGTGAGGAGACTACCTCTACATCAGGAGAACCTGAGCAACACCAGGAGAACCACAACACAGCCACGACGTCTCACCGCTGCTTTGGCTGTGGACAGGAGTTCCCTGCTGCCTATGACCTCGTGTTACACCAGaggacacacatagagagaggctTCAACAAGTCTGTCTGTGGAGAGCTGTTCTACCAGAAAGAGTTACTCAAAACACATCATCAGAAAGTTGACACAGGTGAAAAGCCACAGAGATCCTTTTAA
- the LOC129842782 gene encoding zinc finger protein OZF-like isoform X1: MHEFDEHQQSEWRSPDCNHGDQSSRLQGPEMVQSFNIVFKEEPEDDHEPWGQRNTGMSPASSHGSEETTSTSGEPEQHQENHNTATTSHRCFGCGQEFPAAYDLVLHQRTHIERGFNKSVCGELFYQKELLKTHHQKVDTGIPVQHQKNPKAKKSHDCVVCGKQLSEAMKLKRHMRTHTGEKPHGCSVCGRGFTQKGNLKTHMKTHRGLNPKLWSAGEDSPSTSGEPEQHQKNHTAKTFHNCIDCGEICQTLPALKKHMKTHTSKKPSYQCSLCGAEFTEKGQIQDHQLQHVGEKPYSCPDCGKCFVNESYIKIHQRTHTGERPYSCLVCGNSFVKKAYLKSHLLTHTGEKPYLCSICGKTYSREGTFKIHQRVHTGEKPYLCTECGKRFSCRANLYSHKKRHDGKPIGPKRQLGRPKQLPN, translated from the exons ATGCACGAG TTTGATGAACACCAACAGTCAGAATGGCGGAGTCCTGACTGTAACCATGGTGATCAGAGCAGCAGACTCCAGGGTCCCGAGATGGTCCAAAGTTTTAACATTGTATTCAAAGAGGAGCCAGAAGACGATCATGAACCTTGGGGTCAGAGAAATACTG GAATGAGTCCTGCCTCCAGCCACGGCAGTGAGGAGACTACCTCTACATCAGGAGAACCTGAGCAACACCAGGAGAACCACAACACAGCCACGACGTCTCACCGCTGCTTTGGCTGTGGACAGGAGTTCCCTGCTGCCTATGACCTCGTGTTACACCAGaggacacacatagagagaggctTCAACAAGTCTGTCTGTGGAGAGCTGTTCTACCAGAAAGAGTTACTCAAAACACATCATCAGAAAGTTGACACAG GAATACCTGTACAACACCAGAAGAATCCCAAAGCTAAGAAGTCTCACGACTGTGTAGTTTGTGGAAAACAACTATCGGAAGCCATGAAACTGAAGAGGCAcatgagaacacacacaggagagaaacctcacgGTTGCTCTGTGTGCGGCAGGGGATTCACACAGAAAGGAAATCTGAAAacacacatgaaaacacacagaG GATTGAACCCCAAATTGTGGTCCGCTGGAGAGGACAGTCCCTCTACATCAGGAGAACCTGAACAACACCAGAAGAACCACACAGCTAAGACATTTCATAATTGCATAGATTGTGGGGAGATATGCCAAACTCTACCAGCACTAAAAAAACACATGAAAACTCACACAAGTAAGAAGCCGTCTTACCAATGCTCCCTTTGCGGGGCGGAGTTCACTGAGAAAGGGCAAATCCAAGACCACCAGTTACAGCATGTTGGCGAGAAGCCTTACTCTTGCCCTGACTGTGGGAAATGTTTCGTCAATGAAAGCTACATTAAAATTCACCAgcgaacacacactggagagagaccctacaGCTGCCTTGTGTGTGGAAATAGTTTCGTGAAAAAAGCATACTTAAAAAGTCATTTActgacacacactggagagaagccataCCTTTGCTCCATCTGTGGGAAGACATACAGTAGAGAAGGAACTTTCAAAATCCACCAGAgagttcacacaggagagaaaccatacctGTGCACTGAATGTGGGAAGCGTTTCAGCTGTAGAGCAAACCTTTATTCACACAAGAAGAGACATGATGGCAAACCCATAGGACCTAAACGGCAGTTAGGCAGACCGAAGCAACTGCCAAACTGA
- the LOC129842775 gene encoding zinc finger protein ZFP2-like isoform X1 translates to MEEDSEDPSSPSPSCSTEPQPTVSPGPDSDQEDSNHGDQKDTAQGRERVTVSLDINSETPTFNIVVKEEEDWELDNTGESPSHHSAARERPSTSGEPEQHQMKCRTRQKKTHSCPDCGKHCQTLSALQIHMRTHTGEKPYTCSECGKGFTHQCSLRYHHQKKHSEQIKTDPDDKIGCCCGQEFSSKNVLEVHLKTNAGDKPYACCVCKKTFTHKALLKVHQRSHTGEKPFSCSLCEKSFTQKGNLTTHEKSHAGEKHPCSVCGKSFTQKGYLKIHQRLHCSEGDLSSSVSRELEHRQRRAKETHRCPDCGKEFPQTYYLDRHMRTHTGERPYQCSVCGMSFTQKGNLKTHQKVHTGDYPSSWSTGEGSPCTSGEAEQHQENHTAVTSHGCLVCGEEYSNLPELHKHMRSHSGEKCFICPVCGKTYSREFDLKVHLRTHTGEKPHECIECGKSFVRKQGLRQHQRTHDAKPIGPTRQLGRPKQLTTMDRPKHLSRAQMSKKVPKMESDTEIQDCQYYDN, encoded by the exons ATGGAAGAG GACTCTGAAGACCCGTCCAGCCCGTCTCCATCCTGCTCCACTGAACCCCAACCCACTGTGTCCCCGGGTCCTGACAGTGACCAGGAGGACAGTAACCATGGTGATCAGAAAGACACAGCGCAGGGTCGGGAGAGGGTTACTGTGAGTCTGGACATCAACAGTGAAACACCAACATTTAATATCGTAgtcaaagaagaagaagactggGAACTAGATAATACAG GAGAGAGTCCCAGCCATCACTCTGCAGCCAGGGAGAGACCCTCTACATCAGGAGAACCTGAGCAACACCAGATGAAATGCAGAACGAGGCAGAAAAAGACCCACTCATGCCCAGATTGTGGGAAACACTGCCAGACATTATCGGCACTACAAATACACATGAGaacccacacaggagagaagccttataccTGCTCTGAGTGTGGGAAGGGCTTCACTCATCAATGTAGTTTGAGATACCACCACCAGAAGAAACATTCTGAACAGATTAAAACAGACCCGGATGACAAGATTGGCTGCTGTTGTGGACAAGAGTTCTCTTCAAAGAATGTTCTGGAGGTTCACTTGAAGACAAACGCTGGCGACAAGCCTTACGCCTGCTGTGTGTGTAAGAAGACTTTTACTCATAAAGCATTACTGAAAGTACACCAGCGatcccacacaggagagaagcctttctcttgctctctgtgtGAGAAGAGTTTTACTCAAAAAGGAAATTTGACAACACACGAGAAGTCGCACGCCGGAGAGAAACATCCTTGCTCagtctgtggaaagagtttcactCAGAAAGGCTATCTGAAGATTCATCAGCGGCTTCACTGTTCTGAAGGGGACTTGAGTTCCTCTGTATCAAGAGAACTTGAACACCGACAGAGGAGAGCTAAGGAGACTCACAGATGCCCAGACTGTGGGAAGGAGTTCCCTCAAACATATTACCTGGACAGACAcatgagaacacacacaggagagaggcctTACCAGTGCTCTGTGTGTGGGATGAGTTTCACGCAGAAAGGAAATTTAAAAACGCATCAGAAAGTGCACACAG GAGACTATCCCAGCTCCTGGTCCACTGGTGAGGGGAGTCCCTGTACATCGGGAGAAGCTGAACAACACCAGGAGAACCACACGGCCGTCACATCTCACGGCTGCCTAGTGTGTGGCGAGGAATACTCAAACCTCCCAGAACTACACAAACACATGAGATCTCACTCGGGAGAAAAGTGTTTCATCTGCCCTGTGTGTGGCAAGACTTACTCCAGAGAATTTGACCTCAAAGTCCACCTCAgaacacatacaggagagaaacccCACGAGTGCATCGAATGCGGCAAGAGCTTTGTCCGTAAACAAGGGCTCCGGCAGCACCAGCGGACACATGATGCCAAGCCCATCGGACCGACCCGCCAGTTAGGCAGGCCAAAGCAGTTAACCACCATGGACAGGCCAAAGCATTTATCCAGGGCTCAGATGTCCAAGAAAGTGCCTAAAATGGAGAGTGATACAGAGATACAGGACTGCCAGTACTATGACAATTAA
- the LOC129842782 gene encoding zinc finger protein OZF-like isoform X2: protein MVQSFNIVFKEEPEDDHEPWGQRNTGMSPASSHGSEETTSTSGEPEQHQENHNTATTSHRCFGCGQEFPAAYDLVLHQRTHIERGFNKSVCGELFYQKELLKTHHQKVDTGIPVQHQKNPKAKKSHDCVVCGKQLSEAMKLKRHMRTHTGEKPHGCSVCGRGFTQKGNLKTHMKTHRGLNPKLWSAGEDSPSTSGEPEQHQKNHTAKTFHNCIDCGEICQTLPALKKHMKTHTSKKPSYQCSLCGAEFTEKGQIQDHQLQHVGEKPYSCPDCGKCFVNESYIKIHQRTHTGERPYSCLVCGNSFVKKAYLKSHLLTHTGEKPYLCSICGKTYSREGTFKIHQRVHTGEKPYLCTECGKRFSCRANLYSHKKRHDGKPIGPKRQLGRPKQLPN, encoded by the exons ATGGTCCAAAGTTTTAACATTGTATTCAAAGAGGAGCCAGAAGACGATCATGAACCTTGGGGTCAGAGAAATACTG GAATGAGTCCTGCCTCCAGCCACGGCAGTGAGGAGACTACCTCTACATCAGGAGAACCTGAGCAACACCAGGAGAACCACAACACAGCCACGACGTCTCACCGCTGCTTTGGCTGTGGACAGGAGTTCCCTGCTGCCTATGACCTCGTGTTACACCAGaggacacacatagagagaggctTCAACAAGTCTGTCTGTGGAGAGCTGTTCTACCAGAAAGAGTTACTCAAAACACATCATCAGAAAGTTGACACAG GAATACCTGTACAACACCAGAAGAATCCCAAAGCTAAGAAGTCTCACGACTGTGTAGTTTGTGGAAAACAACTATCGGAAGCCATGAAACTGAAGAGGCAcatgagaacacacacaggagagaaacctcacgGTTGCTCTGTGTGCGGCAGGGGATTCACACAGAAAGGAAATCTGAAAacacacatgaaaacacacagaG GATTGAACCCCAAATTGTGGTCCGCTGGAGAGGACAGTCCCTCTACATCAGGAGAACCTGAACAACACCAGAAGAACCACACAGCTAAGACATTTCATAATTGCATAGATTGTGGGGAGATATGCCAAACTCTACCAGCACTAAAAAAACACATGAAAACTCACACAAGTAAGAAGCCGTCTTACCAATGCTCCCTTTGCGGGGCGGAGTTCACTGAGAAAGGGCAAATCCAAGACCACCAGTTACAGCATGTTGGCGAGAAGCCTTACTCTTGCCCTGACTGTGGGAAATGTTTCGTCAATGAAAGCTACATTAAAATTCACCAgcgaacacacactggagagagaccctacaGCTGCCTTGTGTGTGGAAATAGTTTCGTGAAAAAAGCATACTTAAAAAGTCATTTActgacacacactggagagaagccataCCTTTGCTCCATCTGTGGGAAGACATACAGTAGAGAAGGAACTTTCAAAATCCACCAGAgagttcacacaggagagaaaccatacctGTGCACTGAATGTGGGAAGCGTTTCAGCTGTAGAGCAAACCTTTATTCACACAAGAAGAGACATGATGGCAAACCCATAGGACCTAAACGGCAGTTAGGCAGACCGAAGCAACTGCCAAACTGA
- the LOC129842775 gene encoding zinc finger protein ZFP2-like isoform X2, which produces MDSEDPSSPSPSCSTEPQPTVSPGPDSDQEDSNHGDQKDTAQGRERVTVSLDINSETPTFNIVVKEEEDWELDNTGESPSHHSAARERPSTSGEPEQHQMKCRTRQKKTHSCPDCGKHCQTLSALQIHMRTHTGEKPYTCSECGKGFTHQCSLRYHHQKKHSEQIKTDPDDKIGCCCGQEFSSKNVLEVHLKTNAGDKPYACCVCKKTFTHKALLKVHQRSHTGEKPFSCSLCEKSFTQKGNLTTHEKSHAGEKHPCSVCGKSFTQKGYLKIHQRLHCSEGDLSSSVSRELEHRQRRAKETHRCPDCGKEFPQTYYLDRHMRTHTGERPYQCSVCGMSFTQKGNLKTHQKVHTGDYPSSWSTGEGSPCTSGEAEQHQENHTAVTSHGCLVCGEEYSNLPELHKHMRSHSGEKCFICPVCGKTYSREFDLKVHLRTHTGEKPHECIECGKSFVRKQGLRQHQRTHDAKPIGPTRQLGRPKQLTTMDRPKHLSRAQMSKKVPKMESDTEIQDCQYYDN; this is translated from the exons ATG GACTCTGAAGACCCGTCCAGCCCGTCTCCATCCTGCTCCACTGAACCCCAACCCACTGTGTCCCCGGGTCCTGACAGTGACCAGGAGGACAGTAACCATGGTGATCAGAAAGACACAGCGCAGGGTCGGGAGAGGGTTACTGTGAGTCTGGACATCAACAGTGAAACACCAACATTTAATATCGTAgtcaaagaagaagaagactggGAACTAGATAATACAG GAGAGAGTCCCAGCCATCACTCTGCAGCCAGGGAGAGACCCTCTACATCAGGAGAACCTGAGCAACACCAGATGAAATGCAGAACGAGGCAGAAAAAGACCCACTCATGCCCAGATTGTGGGAAACACTGCCAGACATTATCGGCACTACAAATACACATGAGaacccacacaggagagaagccttataccTGCTCTGAGTGTGGGAAGGGCTTCACTCATCAATGTAGTTTGAGATACCACCACCAGAAGAAACATTCTGAACAGATTAAAACAGACCCGGATGACAAGATTGGCTGCTGTTGTGGACAAGAGTTCTCTTCAAAGAATGTTCTGGAGGTTCACTTGAAGACAAACGCTGGCGACAAGCCTTACGCCTGCTGTGTGTGTAAGAAGACTTTTACTCATAAAGCATTACTGAAAGTACACCAGCGatcccacacaggagagaagcctttctcttgctctctgtgtGAGAAGAGTTTTACTCAAAAAGGAAATTTGACAACACACGAGAAGTCGCACGCCGGAGAGAAACATCCTTGCTCagtctgtggaaagagtttcactCAGAAAGGCTATCTGAAGATTCATCAGCGGCTTCACTGTTCTGAAGGGGACTTGAGTTCCTCTGTATCAAGAGAACTTGAACACCGACAGAGGAGAGCTAAGGAGACTCACAGATGCCCAGACTGTGGGAAGGAGTTCCCTCAAACATATTACCTGGACAGACAcatgagaacacacacaggagagaggcctTACCAGTGCTCTGTGTGTGGGATGAGTTTCACGCAGAAAGGAAATTTAAAAACGCATCAGAAAGTGCACACAG GAGACTATCCCAGCTCCTGGTCCACTGGTGAGGGGAGTCCCTGTACATCGGGAGAAGCTGAACAACACCAGGAGAACCACACGGCCGTCACATCTCACGGCTGCCTAGTGTGTGGCGAGGAATACTCAAACCTCCCAGAACTACACAAACACATGAGATCTCACTCGGGAGAAAAGTGTTTCATCTGCCCTGTGTGTGGCAAGACTTACTCCAGAGAATTTGACCTCAAAGTCCACCTCAgaacacatacaggagagaaacccCACGAGTGCATCGAATGCGGCAAGAGCTTTGTCCGTAAACAAGGGCTCCGGCAGCACCAGCGGACACATGATGCCAAGCCCATCGGACCGACCCGCCAGTTAGGCAGGCCAAAGCAGTTAACCACCATGGACAGGCCAAAGCATTTATCCAGGGCTCAGATGTCCAAGAAAGTGCCTAAAATGGAGAGTGATACAGAGATACAGGACTGCCAGTACTATGACAATTAA